A region from the Lolium perenne isolate Kyuss_39 chromosome 4, Kyuss_2.0, whole genome shotgun sequence genome encodes:
- the LOC127294201 gene encoding probable alkaline/neutral invertase F: MKRVSSHVSIASEAEINLDLSRLLIDKPRYTLERKRSFDEQSWSELTHTHRPNDGFDSVMQSPAFRTGFDSPFSMGTHFGEPSGPHPLVNEAWEALRKSVVYFRGQPVGTIAAVDHASEEVLNYDQVFVRDFVPSALAFLMNNEPEIVKNFLLKTLHLQSSEKMVDRFKLGAGAMPASFKVDRNKSRNTETLVADFGESAIGRVAPVDSGFWWIILLRAYTKYTGDASLSESPDCQKCMRLILNLCLSEGFDTFPTLLCTDGCSMIDRRMGIYGYPIEIQALFYMALRCALQMLKPDGEGKDFIEKIGQRLHALTYHMRNYFWLDFPHLNNIYRYKTEEYSHTAVNKFNVIPDSIPDWVFDFMPCRGGYFLGNVSPAMMDFRWFALGNCIAIISSLATPEQSSAIMDLIEERWDELVGEVPLKICYPAIENHEWRIITGCDPKNTRWSYHNGGSWPVLLWLLTAACIKTGRPQMAKRAIELSEARLLKDGWPEYYDGKLGKFVGKQARKFQTWSIAGYLVARMMLEDPSTLMMISMEEDRPVKPTMRRSASWNA; this comes from the exons ATGAAGAGAGTCTCATCGCATGTCTCCATTGCGTCAGAGGCTGagatcaatctcgatctctcacgGTTACTAATTGACAAGCCAAGGTACACGCTGGAGCGGAAGAGGTCATTTGATGAGCAGTCATGGAGTGAGCTCACCCACACCCATCGGCCAAACGACGGCTTTGATAGTGTAATGCAGTCACCTGCATTCCGCACTGGGTTTGACTCACCGTTCTCAATGGGAACACACTTTGGTGAGCCAAGTGGGCCACACCCCCTTGTGAATGAAGCATGGGAGGCACTCAGGAAATCTGTAGTGTATTTTCGGGGCCAACCAGTTGGTACAATTGCTGCGGTAGATCATGCATCTGAAGAAGTGCTCAATTATGATCAG GTTTTCGTCCGGGATTTTGTTCCTAGTGCATTAGCTTTTCTAATGAATAACGAGCCCGAAATAGTGAAGAACTTTCTGTTGAAAACTCTCCACTTGCAAAGCTCAGAAAAAATGGTAGACCGGTTCAAGCTTGGAGCAGGAGCAATGCCTGCAAGTTTCAAGGTGGACCGTAATAAAAGCAGAAACACTGAAACATTAGTTGCAGATTTTGGTGAGAGCGCGATTGGCAGGGTGGCACCAGTGGATTCTGGATTTTGGTGGATTATTCTGCTCCGGGCATATACAAAGTATACTGGAGATGCTAGTTTGTCAGAATCTCCTGATTGTCAGAAGTGCATGAGACTGATACTGAATCTCTGCTTATCTGAGGGATTCGATACTTTCCCAACTCTGCTCTGCACAGATGGGTGCTCAATGATCGATCGTCGAATG GGTATATATGGTTATCCTATTGAGATCCAAGCTCTGTTCTACATGGCATTAAGATGTGCTCTCCAAATGCTTAAGCCAGATGGTGAAGGGAAGGACTTCATTGAGAAGATAGGGCAACGGCTGCATGCATTAACCTACCACATGAGAAACTACTTCTGGCTGGACTTCCCACATCTAAACAATATCTATAGATACAAAACAGAGGAGTACTCCCACACTGCTGTGAATAAATTCAATGTCATCCCAGATTCAATCCCTGATTGGGTGTTTGATTTCATGCCATGCCGGggaggctactttcttggcaacgTCAGCCCTGCCATGATGGACTTCAGGTGGTTTGCTCTTGGAAACTGTATTGCCATTATATCATCTCTGGCTACTCCTGAGCAGTCATCAGCAATAATGGATCTGATCGAGGAGAGGTGGGATGAACTAGTGGGCGAGGTGCCTCTGAAGATTTGCTATCCTGCAATTGAGAACCATGAGTGGAGAATAATTACTGGCTGCGACCCCAAGAATACCCGGTGGAGTTATCATAATGGAGGATCATGGCCAG TTCTTCTGTGGCTGCTGACTGCAGCTTGTATCAAGACCGGGCGGCCACAAATGGCGAAGCGCGCCATCGAGCTCTCCGAGGCTAGGCTTCTGAAGGATGGCTGGCCCGAGTACTATGACGGCAAGCTGGGAAAGTTTGTAGGTAAGCAGGCCAGGAAGTTCCAAACATGGTCCATTGCAGGCTACCTGGTAGCCCGGATGATGCTGGAGGACCCGTCAACGCTCATGATGATCTCCATGGAGGAAGACCGGCCTGTGAAGCCGACAATGAGGCGGTCGGCGTCATGGAATGCCTGA